In Sporosarcina psychrophila, a genomic segment contains:
- a CDS encoding UPF0223 family protein: MDYNYPIRHDWSTTEIIAVAAFYEAVEKAYESGIAGEKLMEAYRGFKKVVPSMAEEKTLCKEFEEASGYVCYRVVQMAKDTSGEEIIKGMPSR; this comes from the coding sequence ATGGATTATAATTATCCAATTAGGCATGATTGGTCGACCACAGAAATTATCGCAGTAGCGGCATTTTATGAGGCGGTTGAAAAAGCATATGAATCAGGAATTGCAGGAGAAAAACTGATGGAGGCATATCGGGGATTCAAAAAAGTGGTTCCTTCCATGGCGGAAGAAAAAACATTGTGCAAGGAATTTGAGGAAGCGAGCGGTTACGTCTGTTACCGTGTTGTTCAAATGGCGAAAGATACAAGTGGTGAAGAAATAATAAAAGGAATGCCCTCGCGTTAA
- a CDS encoding NAD(P)H-dependent flavin oxidoreductase: MEWKTKITELLDINYPIIQGGLAYLAYAQLAAAVSEAGGLGQITAMSLDSADALRVEIKKVKTLTDKPFGVNFAIGQHGRPYAHMVEAALEEGVTVMSVTGGNPAPFFAQLQNTNVKKLVLVAAKRQAQKAESLGADAVMVVGQEGGGHLGRDDIGTMVLVPQVVDAVSIPVIASGGIGDGRGWMAAQALGAEGIEMGTRFIATRECVHASQAYINLLLASSETDTTVIKRTLGAPARALAGSWTKRIIDMEAKNADYEAMKDLISGEANRRFIHDGDANNGYGWAGQVAGLINDVPSVAELVERMVNEAETIRKRWN; this comes from the coding sequence ATGGAATGGAAAACAAAAATAACGGAACTGCTCGATATCAATTATCCAATCATTCAAGGGGGACTCGCTTACTTGGCTTATGCCCAACTTGCTGCTGCCGTCTCGGAAGCAGGTGGACTTGGACAAATTACGGCAATGAGTTTGGATTCAGCAGATGCACTGCGCGTTGAAATTAAAAAAGTAAAAACGCTGACTGATAAACCGTTCGGCGTGAACTTTGCGATTGGACAACATGGACGTCCATATGCCCATATGGTGGAAGCTGCACTGGAGGAAGGCGTTACAGTAATGTCGGTAACGGGTGGGAATCCCGCGCCATTTTTTGCCCAACTTCAAAATACCAACGTTAAAAAGCTTGTGCTAGTTGCTGCAAAAAGGCAGGCTCAGAAAGCGGAATCACTCGGAGCTGATGCAGTTATGGTTGTTGGACAAGAAGGTGGGGGACATCTTGGGCGTGACGATATCGGAACGATGGTACTTGTTCCACAAGTTGTCGATGCTGTTTCAATCCCAGTTATTGCATCCGGTGGTATCGGGGATGGTCGCGGTTGGATGGCCGCTCAGGCATTAGGCGCCGAGGGGATTGAGATGGGAACAAGATTCATTGCGACGAGAGAGTGTGTCCATGCATCTCAAGCTTATATCAATCTACTTCTTGCAAGTAGTGAAACCGATACGACTGTTATTAAAAGAACACTAGGAGCACCCGCTCGAGCATTAGCGGGAAGTTGGACGAAGAGAATAATTGACATGGAAGCTAAAAATGCTGATTATGAAGCGATGAAAGATTTAATCAGTGGCGAAGCGAATCGCCGTTTTATTCATGATGGAGATGCCAATAATGGTTATGGATGGGCGGGTCAGGTTGCTGGGCTTATTAACGATGTACCATCCGTTGCAGAATTAGTTGAGCGTATGGTGAATGAGGCGGAAACAATTCGTAAAAGATGGAACTAA
- the lpdA gene encoding dihydrolipoyl dehydrogenase translates to MVVGDFPIEVDTLVVGSGPGGYVAAIRAAQLGQKVIVVEKGDIGGVCLNVGCIPSKALIAVGHRYANAKNSDSMGITATEVKLDFTKAQAFKDSVVSKLTGGVAGLLKGNKVDYVQGEAYFVDSNTVRVMDESSAQTYKFKNAIIATGSRPIEIPTFKFTKRVINSTGALSLTELPGKLVVIGGGYIGTELGSSYANLGSEVTIIEGGNDILAGFEKQMTQIVKKGLKKKGVEVVVKASAKGVEETATGVTVTYEVGGEEKKVEADYVLVTVGRRPNTDEIGLEEMGIKFLERGLIEVDKQCRTSIPNIYAIGDIVPGLQLAHKASYEAKIAAEAISGEKSEVDYLAIPAVCFTDPELAAVGLNEQQAKEEGYETVVGKFPFAANGRALALDASEGFVKLVSRKEDGLLLGAQIVGESASDMIAELALAIEAGMTLEDVAMTIHAHPTLSEISMEAAEVALGKPIHMITK, encoded by the coding sequence ATGGTAGTAGGAGACTTTCCAATCGAAGTAGATACACTTGTCGTAGGTTCTGGACCGGGAGGATATGTCGCAGCAATTCGTGCGGCACAATTGGGCCAAAAAGTAATCGTTGTTGAAAAAGGCGATATTGGTGGCGTGTGTTTGAATGTAGGATGTATTCCTTCTAAAGCGCTAATTGCTGTTGGACATCGTTATGCCAATGCAAAAAATTCCGATTCAATGGGAATTACAGCAACAGAAGTGAAACTAGATTTCACTAAAGCGCAAGCGTTCAAAGATAGCGTAGTCAGCAAGTTGACTGGCGGAGTTGCAGGACTTCTTAAAGGCAACAAGGTTGATTATGTTCAAGGTGAAGCTTATTTCGTCGATAGCAACACAGTACGTGTGATGGACGAAAGTTCTGCGCAAACATATAAATTCAAAAATGCAATCATTGCAACGGGTTCACGTCCGATTGAAATCCCGACATTCAAATTTACGAAACGCGTTATCAATTCAACAGGTGCTTTGAGTCTTACAGAATTACCGGGAAAACTTGTCGTTATCGGTGGCGGTTATATCGGTACTGAGCTAGGATCTTCATATGCAAATCTTGGATCTGAAGTAACGATTATTGAAGGCGGCAATGACATCCTTGCAGGTTTTGAAAAACAAATGACACAAATCGTTAAAAAAGGCTTGAAGAAAAAAGGCGTCGAAGTTGTTGTTAAAGCGTCTGCAAAAGGCGTTGAAGAGACAGCAACTGGCGTTACAGTTACATACGAAGTAGGCGGAGAAGAGAAGAAAGTCGAAGCTGATTACGTACTTGTTACTGTAGGTCGTCGTCCAAATACGGATGAAATCGGATTAGAAGAGATGGGCATCAAGTTCCTTGAGCGTGGTCTTATCGAAGTCGACAAACAATGCCGTACAAGCATTCCAAATATCTATGCAATCGGTGATATCGTTCCAGGACTTCAGCTTGCACACAAAGCTTCTTATGAAGCTAAAATTGCAGCAGAAGCAATTTCAGGCGAGAAGTCTGAAGTTGACTACTTGGCGATTCCTGCCGTTTGTTTCACTGATCCTGAACTTGCAGCTGTTGGCTTGAACGAGCAACAGGCAAAAGAAGAAGGTTATGAAACAGTAGTAGGGAAATTCCCGTTTGCAGCTAATGGACGTGCACTTGCACTTGATGCTTCTGAAGGTTTCGTCAAACTTGTATCACGTAAAGAAGACGGGCTTCTACTTGGAGCGCAAATTGTGGGTGAAAGTGCATCAGATATGATCGCTGAACTTGCTCTTGCAATCGAAGCAGGAATGACACTTGAAGATGTTGCAATGACAATTCATGCTCACCCAACATTGAGTGAAATTTCAATGGAAGCGGCTGAAGTCGCTTTGGGTAAACCAATTCATATGATTACGAAATAA
- a CDS encoding dihydrolipoamide acetyltransferase family protein: MAFEFRLPDIGEGIHEGEVVKWFVAKGDKINEDDILLEIQNDKAVVEIPSPVTGTVEEILVSEGTVSVVGDVLIRFDAPGYENVKSEEDDNAETEAQVQATAEASQPIEKEEAPKEEATTTVAAPTASVQAQTDVDPNRRIIAMPSVRKFAREQGVEIQQVAGSGKNGRILKEDIESFKNGGQTQAATPAVADQDGQAESVAQETSAPAPVHLEGEFPETREKMSGIRKAIAKAMVNSKHTAPHVTLLDEVDVTELVAHRKKFKDIAAEKDIKLTYLPYVVKALVSTLREFPAFNSSLDDATQEIVQKHYYNIGIAADTDRGLLVPVIKHADRKSIFAISDEINSLAVKARDGKLSPAEMKGASCSITNIGSAGGQWFTPIINHPEVAILGIGRIAEKPVVKNGEIVAAPMLALSLVFDHRMIDGATAQHALNHLKRLLANPELLLMEA; encoded by the coding sequence GTGGCATTTGAATTCCGTTTACCAGATATCGGAGAAGGAATCCATGAAGGTGAAGTCGTAAAATGGTTCGTCGCTAAAGGCGATAAAATCAATGAAGATGACATACTTCTTGAAATCCAAAACGATAAAGCAGTTGTGGAAATTCCATCACCGGTTACGGGTACTGTTGAAGAAATACTCGTTTCCGAAGGAACAGTTTCAGTCGTAGGGGATGTATTGATTCGCTTCGATGCACCTGGTTATGAAAATGTGAAATCTGAAGAGGATGACAACGCAGAAACTGAAGCACAAGTTCAAGCAACAGCTGAAGCGAGTCAACCGATTGAAAAAGAAGAGGCGCCTAAGGAAGAAGCAACTACAACAGTAGCTGCCCCGACTGCAAGTGTGCAAGCACAAACAGACGTCGATCCGAATCGCCGCATTATTGCAATGCCTTCCGTGCGTAAATTTGCGCGTGAGCAAGGTGTCGAAATTCAGCAAGTTGCAGGATCAGGCAAAAACGGCCGCATCTTGAAAGAAGATATCGAGTCATTCAAGAATGGTGGACAAACACAAGCGGCAACTCCAGCAGTGGCGGATCAAGATGGTCAAGCTGAAAGCGTTGCACAAGAAACTTCGGCTCCGGCTCCAGTTCATCTTGAAGGCGAATTCCCTGAAACACGCGAAAAAATGTCTGGAATCCGAAAAGCAATTGCAAAAGCGATGGTCAATTCAAAACACACTGCTCCGCATGTTACGTTGCTTGACGAAGTGGATGTTACCGAACTCGTTGCACATCGCAAAAAGTTCAAAGACATTGCTGCAGAAAAAGATATCAAACTGACGTATTTGCCTTATGTCGTAAAAGCACTTGTTTCGACATTGCGTGAATTCCCAGCGTTCAATAGCTCACTCGATGATGCTACACAAGAAATTGTTCAGAAGCATTATTACAATATTGGTATCGCTGCGGACACTGACCGCGGACTTCTTGTTCCGGTTATCAAGCATGCAGACCGTAAATCAATCTTCGCAATTTCTGATGAAATCAATAGCCTTGCCGTAAAAGCACGCGATGGTAAATTATCACCTGCTGAAATGAAGGGTGCTTCTTGTTCCATCACGAATATTGGGTCTGCAGGAGGACAATGGTTTACACCTATCATTAATCATCCTGAGGTTGCAATTCTTGGAATTGGTCGTATCGCAGAAAAGCCAGTTGTGAAAAATGGTGAAATTGTAGCGGCACCTATGTTAGCATTGTCATTGGTATTCGATCACCGGATGATCGACGGCGCTACTGCACAACACGCGCTGAATCACCTTAAGAGATTGCTCGCAAATCCGGAACTTTTATTAATGGAGGCGTAA
- a CDS encoding alpha-ketoacid dehydrogenase subunit beta has product MAQMTMIQAITDALRTELKNDENVLVFGEDVGNNGGVFRATEGLQKEFGEVRVFDTPLAESGIGGLAIGLAFTGYRPVMEIQFFGFLYEVIDSVSGQLARMSFRSAGRFNAPVTIRSPFGGGVATPEMHADSLEGLVASQPGLKVVIPSTPYDAKGLLISAIRDDNPVIFLEHMKLYRSFRQEVPEEEYTIPLGKADVKREGKDLSIITYGAMVHESLKAAEELEKEGFSVEVIDLRTIQPMDIETIIASVEKTNRAIVVQEAQKQAGIAANIVAEITERAILSLEAPVLRVTAPDTIYPFAQGENAWLPNVKDIIETAKKVLTF; this is encoded by the coding sequence ATGGCACAAATGACGATGATTCAAGCAATAACTGATGCTCTACGTACGGAGCTGAAAAATGATGAAAACGTCCTCGTCTTCGGTGAAGACGTTGGAAATAACGGAGGAGTCTTCCGTGCAACTGAAGGCTTGCAAAAAGAATTTGGCGAAGTGCGTGTATTCGATACACCGCTTGCAGAATCTGGTATTGGTGGATTAGCAATCGGGTTGGCATTCACAGGCTACCGTCCAGTTATGGAAATTCAGTTCTTTGGTTTCCTTTATGAAGTAATTGACTCAGTTAGTGGTCAACTTGCGCGCATGAGTTTCCGTAGTGCAGGTCGTTTCAATGCACCTGTTACAATCCGCTCACCATTCGGAGGCGGCGTAGCAACACCTGAGATGCACGCTGATAGTCTTGAAGGTCTCGTAGCTTCACAGCCTGGTTTGAAAGTAGTTATCCCTTCAACTCCATATGACGCGAAAGGGTTACTGATTTCTGCAATCCGCGACGACAATCCGGTCATCTTCCTTGAACATATGAAACTGTACCGTTCATTCAGACAAGAAGTTCCTGAAGAAGAGTACACGATTCCACTTGGGAAAGCGGATGTGAAACGTGAAGGGAAAGACCTTTCAATTATCACGTACGGCGCAATGGTTCACGAAAGCTTGAAAGCGGCTGAAGAGCTTGAAAAAGAAGGCTTCTCTGTAGAAGTTATCGACTTGCGTACAATTCAACCAATGGATATCGAAACAATCATTGCATCTGTTGAAAAAACAAACCGTGCAATCGTTGTACAAGAAGCGCAGAAACAAGCAGGAATCGCTGCGAATATCGTAGCTGAAATTACAGAACGCGCAATTCTAAGCCTTGAAGCACCTGTTCTTCGCGTAACTGCACCGGATACTATTTATCCATTTGCGCAAGGTGAAAATGCTTGGCTTCCGAATGTGAAAGATATTATTGAAACAGCTAAAAAAGTGCTGACGTTCTAA
- the pdhA gene encoding pyruvate dehydrogenase (acetyl-transferring) E1 component subunit alpha: MAAKKDKQFDPVETLHAIEEKFEMFQILNEEGEIVNKDADPNLSDEELIELMTRMVYTRILDQRSISLNRQGRLGFYAPTAGQEASQLASQFALEKEDFILPGYRDVPQMLFHGLPLSTAFLWSRGHFQGGNIPEGVNVFPPQIIIGAQYIQAAGIALGFQKRGTKAVAMTYTGDGGTSQGDFYEGINFAGAYRSPAIFIIQNNQFAISTPRDMQTAAKTLAQKGIAAGIPSVLVDGMDPLAVYAVTRDARERAINGDGPTLIEALCYRYGPHTMAGDDPTRYRTSETDSEWEKRDPLIRFRTYLEAKGIWNEEQENVVIERAKEEIKEAIKIADAAPKQKVSDFINIMYKGDLPYNLQEQLAIYTEKESK; encoded by the coding sequence ATGGCTGCCAAAAAAGACAAGCAGTTCGATCCGGTGGAAACACTTCACGCGATTGAAGAAAAGTTTGAAATGTTCCAGATCTTGAACGAAGAAGGCGAAATCGTTAATAAGGATGCAGATCCGAATTTATCCGATGAAGAACTCATTGAGTTAATGACTCGTATGGTATATACACGTATTTTGGATCAACGTTCAATTTCGTTGAACCGTCAAGGACGTCTAGGATTCTATGCACCGACAGCGGGGCAGGAAGCTTCACAACTTGCTTCACAATTTGCACTTGAGAAAGAGGATTTCATCCTTCCAGGTTATCGTGACGTTCCACAAATGTTATTCCACGGATTACCGTTATCAACGGCATTTTTATGGTCACGCGGTCATTTCCAAGGTGGTAATATTCCAGAAGGCGTCAACGTATTCCCGCCACAAATCATTATCGGTGCACAATATATTCAAGCAGCAGGCATTGCACTTGGCTTCCAAAAACGCGGAACGAAAGCAGTTGCTATGACATACACAGGTGACGGTGGTACATCGCAGGGTGACTTCTATGAAGGGATTAACTTTGCAGGAGCATATCGTTCTCCAGCAATCTTCATCATTCAGAATAACCAATTTGCTATTTCGACTCCACGTGACATGCAAACAGCTGCAAAAACGCTTGCACAAAAAGGTATTGCAGCAGGTATACCAAGTGTTCTTGTTGACGGTATGGACCCTCTTGCGGTGTATGCGGTTACACGTGACGCACGCGAGCGCGCAATCAATGGCGATGGACCAACACTAATCGAGGCGCTTTGCTACCGCTACGGGCCACATACTATGGCAGGAGACGATCCTACGCGTTACCGTACTTCAGAAACAGACAGCGAGTGGGAAAAACGCGATCCGTTAATCCGTTTCCGTACATACCTAGAAGCAAAAGGTATCTGGAATGAAGAACAAGAAAACGTAGTAATTGAACGCGCTAAAGAAGAAATTAAAGAAGCAATCAAAATAGCTGATGCAGCTCCTAAACAAAAAGTAAGCGATTTTATCAACATCATGTACAAAGGCGACCTGCCATACAACTTGCAGGAACAGCTTGCCATTTACACAGAGAAGGAGTCGAAGTAA
- a CDS encoding YkyA family protein — translation MKKSIIGYILAVTLVLSGCSSDSTIKTQLSATITKMNNAEQAYKDAQAELTELEKSEQELFNQTMELTQQQLGELKIKVAELEELLGQRLTHIEGEEKSISKASKSVDELDAIIEQTDGTVEKSIEELKEAVTNRYELHSAFVVEYKKLTSLQEELYGMLVAEEVELKELKDKVGEVNEQNELVHTAVISFNDATVKVNVLKDDTFSNLQKEE, via the coding sequence TTGAAGAAATCTATCATTGGATACATATTAGCGGTAACTTTGGTGCTCTCAGGTTGTAGTTCTGACTCGACGATTAAAACGCAACTGTCAGCTACTATAACAAAGATGAATAATGCCGAACAAGCATATAAGGATGCGCAAGCTGAATTGACGGAGCTTGAAAAATCGGAACAGGAATTATTCAATCAGACGATGGAGTTGACGCAACAACAGTTAGGTGAGCTGAAAATAAAGGTAGCTGAGCTTGAAGAATTGCTGGGACAACGACTTACTCATATAGAAGGAGAAGAAAAGTCCATAAGTAAAGCAAGCAAATCCGTGGACGAACTCGATGCAATCATTGAACAAACAGATGGAACTGTTGAAAAAAGTATAGAAGAACTGAAAGAAGCTGTAACTAACCGATATGAGCTCCATTCAGCCTTTGTTGTTGAATATAAAAAACTTACCAGTCTTCAAGAGGAGTTATACGGAATGCTTGTTGCTGAGGAAGTTGAACTAAAGGAACTTAAGGATAAGGTCGGCGAAGTGAATGAACAGAATGAGTTAGTCCATACTGCAGTTATCTCTTTTAATGATGCGACGGTCAAAGTGAATGTGTTAAAGGACGACACTTTCTCTAATTTACAGAAAGAAGAATAA